DNA from Mustela erminea isolate mMusErm1 chromosome 18, mMusErm1.Pri, whole genome shotgun sequence:
CTGGCAGGCCAGACTGTATGACCGGGATGTGGCTTCTACAGCTCCAGAAAAGTAAGTACCCCTGTCACTGTGCCTCATGGTCCCCTCAGGAGGAGGCCTGACTCATGGCTGATGTACATAATTGGGGTCCCAGGGGAGAACTGAACATCCTCCTGGGCCATTGGAACAGTCCCAGAGTACTTCCTGGACACCATGGAGACAAAAGTGCTGAGTGCCAGGGACAGTCTGAAGCCAGAGGGTCCCTTTAGGCCTCCTCAGGATGCCTTCCCAAGCTGTTCTCTATTTGCATTATAAGTAGCCCAGAAGGCATTGAGGGActaatttccttcattttctgatGTTCAGTTAGAATCTGTCTTTCCGTCTCTTATCATTAgggtacattaaaaaagaaaaggcctaGTTCCATTAAATAATCACAGACCACCCCAGGGATGTGAGAAGAGTGGGGTACTCAGGGCTTCAGGATAGAACCAGCAATTTGATTTTCTCAGCGTGGTCCCCTCCTTCCAAGAAGCAGCCAGAGACTAAGACAAATAGAGACTCTGTGCCATGGGTCCTCCTCATTCCCGTGGTGCCATGGGTCCTCCACATTCTgactggggaggggctgggcctggaTGTTGCTGAGCAGGTATCCAGCTGACGCCAAAACCCCTTCAGATCAGGCACTAACTAGTCCGTTTAGGTAAGGAGGTGGTAGGGAGCTAGGGCAGGCACCACTTCTGTTTCTCTTGGGGTGATCTTGGGCTTCTTCCCCTACCCTCTAGAGCAGAGAATCCTGCAGGCCATGGCTCTAAGGAGGTGAAAGGCAAAACTCACACTTACTATCAGGTGCTGATTGATGCCCGAGACTGTCCACATATAGTAAGTAAGCAAGGTGGCTGGGCCTGGGGTTTCTCTCCCTGGGAAAGGCCTAAACCTggtggagacagagggagggagaagggtcaAAGAGAGCCCAGATCAGCACTGGGCCCCAAGTTCTCAGGACTGGATTGTGACTAAGAAAGTCTGACTCGCTTCTTTCCTTAGTCTCAGAGATCTCAGACAGAAGCTGTGACTTTCTTGGCTAATCATGATGATAGCCGGGCCCTCTATGCCATCCCAGGTGAGTAGTGAACATGTATCTGAGTATGCCTGTTGGTGAGAGGCCTGGTGTGTCTTAGTGAGAAGACTCTGATGCCTTTCCGATGTCCTTTAATCTGCTAGGAGGGATTATAGAAGCTGAGAGCAGTGGTGCCAATCTTGTCCCACTTGGAGACAAGGCCAGCATTGTGTTTCTTCTCAGTCTTGTTCCTCTCTTTTCCTGTGTGagtttcactgtttctttttcctctctgtgccAGGCCTGGACTATGTCAGCCATGAAGACATCCTCCCCTATACCTCCACAGATCAGGTTCCCATCCAGCATGAGCTGTTTGAAAGATTTCTTCTGTACGACCAGACAAAATGTGAGCTATCTCAAGAAGGGAAGCTGGAATGGGAGGGCCCTTCTTCAAAGACGGCATCACACAAGAAGCTTCAAAACTGTATATCCACAACCTTATTTAGCCTCCCATTAGATCTGTCAGGCGGATGGCTGTTGTCTCTTCCTAATAGATATGGAACCTGAGGCTCAGGGATGAGAAGAAGGGACTCAAAGTTGCTAGTGAGTCACAAGGTCAAGGTTACAGTAGGGTCTGAAGACCTAGGCTCCTCACTCCCAGCCCGTTTGTCTTCCCAGGATGTCCCATAATGCCTCAGGGCTTATTCTTGGTGGCCTTGTGCCTTCTTCCAGCCTGTGCTTTTGCTTCCAGTTTGGGTACCTTATTTCCCTGGGCCCTCACTTGGAAGAGTTTTCCCCAAGAGGGGCAGTTGGAGAACACCCGGGACTCTGGCCTGGAACTAACTCATCTTCTTTTGCCCCAGCACCCCCTTTTGTGGCCCGGGAGACGCTCCGGGCCTGGCAAGAGAAGAATCACCCCTGGCTGGAGCTCTCTGATGTCCACCGGGAAACAACTGAGAACATCCGTGTCACCGTCATCCCCTTCTACATGGGCATGAGGGTGTGTATCTGGCCTGGGTGCCTTCCCTCGTGGTGGGCCCCCAGATTTTCTCTGGTATCCCCAGTGTGACTTTGGAGTAGGTTCCACATTTAAACCATGTGCCTAGTGGTTCTGCTTCCAAGTGCCAGACATACTGGGCAGACTCTCGGGATCTAGAGCAACAAGACCCTCAAGTTCTGGGACAGAGTCCTCCAGGctgactctttcttttttctggttcAAAGTCTTCCTGTTCATGAAGAACATACATGTACTTGTTTAAATCAGTACAGGCTGATGTTCACACTCGGTATGCGTTAGTCAGATGTTTGTTGAGCTCTTTCTTGCCTGGCTGTGAGCCTCTAGTAAACATGAAACCCCGTCCCTGCCTTTCAGGAGCCCATGGTAGTGGGAGAGGTTAGCACAGAACCCATCAAGTGTTGTCACAGTGTTGGGCTGTGGAAGGGCCGAGGAGGGCCATGGCCTAGGCCAGCCGTgattgcaggggtggggggcagcagctGGCTGGAAGACTGGTGAGAAGGGGAAGGGCCCTGTGGCTGACGTCCATTGGCACCCAGCTCTGTTGGTGatcaaggaggaggaaggaggccaggGACCAGGCCAGGGGAGGCTGCCTCCTTTGGGGCTTGTTGGCTGTAGTCCAGTCACCATCCCACAGACACTCACAGCATTGTTTTGTCTCTGCAACCTTCTTGGAATATACCTCCTCAGTTGGAGAGCTCTTGATTGGAACAGACTTGGTCCTGCCCTCTGggactcaaattctttttttttcccccccaggaaGCCCAGAATTCCCATGTCTACTGGGTGAGTGTGAACCTGGGTAGATGGGCTGGGAGGGGGACAGTTTGGCTCTGGTGGGAGGGGTCTGTGTACTGCAGATATCCATTTTGGTTGTCTTTTGCTTTCGTAGAATTCCAGGTAGGCTAGCGCAGGTAGGTCTGTTCTTTGTCAGCTGTGAACTCTGTCCTCTGCCCTCCACAGTGGCGCTACTGTATCCGCTTAGAGAACCTCGACAGTGACGTGGTGCAGCTCCGGGAGCGACACTGGAGGATATTCAGTTTATCTGGCACCTTGGAGACAGTGCGAGGCCGAGGCGTGGTGGGAAGGGTGAGCGTCATCAGGCCAGTAATGCCGCTTCTGGTCCTTCCCGGcaggcctgggggctcagtgcctgctctcctctcctctgtggctggggacagaggctCATTGTGGGATGCCTTGGGCTGCTTTAGGTGACACCTTACAACAACCCCATGAGATGGTTTCATACAGCCTGAGTCACAGCTGAAGAGAGAGGTTGCGAAGTGAGTAACTGGCCCCTGGTCCTGTGCCTGGTAATGGCaggacctggatttgaatccaggggAGTCCAACATCAGAGCTTTTGTGCCGTTCTGTGTGGGGCTCCTCCCCCTAACCGGCCCCAGCGTCTGCTTCTGGTTGTCTTTcctctgcccccttttttttttttttttaaagatttttttttatttgacagagggagagagatcataagtaggcagagaggcaggcagagagaggggggggaagcaggctccctgccgagcagagagcccgatgcagggctcgatcccaggaccctgagatcatgacctgagcttaaggcagaggcttaacccactgagccacccaggcacccctcctctgcctcttaATACACCTGCCTTTGCTGGTCCACGAAGAGATCGGATTTTGCAAATCCTGTACTATCCCACCGTGTCTCCTGAGAAATGAAGCCCTGAGAAATGGCCAGCGACCACATTTAACGTGTATttctccccatgagcagggactTGGGATGCAGGGGGGGATGCTGAGTGAGACCAGGGCTTTGGAGTGAGATAGTCTGGCTCTGAATGCCAGCTGTTTGTGGTTTATTCCCCACATTGGGCCAGTTtaacaaaaaaatctgtttcttcctgttaAATGGGAGTCACACCTATTACCTCATAATTCCCGGGAGGTTTAAGTTAGCCAAGGTTTGCAGAGCACCACCACAGCGCCTGGCACCCATGCACTTAGTGAATGGACTCTGGAAGGGCTGTTTACAGAGGAGGTTCTCTGCCCAGCACCTTTGCCTAGTGGCCTCAGATGTTAAGTCTGAGGTTCTCTTTCCCAGAATCAGAATGCAAGACCCAGGTCAGTGGCTAGTTTCGGGGACGGGGGGTGAGTACTGGCAGGCAGTCATCATTGGGGGCCAGAAGGGGCACCCTCCTAATGAACTGGCAGTCGACATGTGACCCCAGGGTATGGGGAGCTGGCCTGGCCTTAACCGATTTTCCCTGAACCCTTATAGGAACCTGTGTTATCGAAGGAGCAGCCTGCGTTCCAGTACAGCAGCCACGTCTCCTTGCAAGCTTCCAGCGGGCACATGTGGTGAGTGGGTGAGCACGTGCTGGGAGACGGGGCGTCCCAACTCTGCAGACACAGCCGCAGCTCAGAAACTTGGGAGCTCAGAGTTTGCTGTTAATTCTGGGCTGGCTTCCATCTCGAGATGGGGTTTTTCTGCTATTCATTGTTGTGGGAGActtgttggatttttttctgttttctagttccTGTGATTTCATGGACTGAGGACTTAGTCTGAGAGGTTTGGTGGTTTGGTGTGGCACTGAGTTGCCCATGTAGTTGGTTTTCCCCTAGTGGTTCACTCCTTAACCTGAAAGTATGGTTGGGTAGCTTACGAGTGTGCATCTAAGGGCCAGAATCAGGGcagctgtgtttcttttcttgtaggGTCAGGAAGGGCTCACAGATTTGTAGACCAGTGTTATCTTGACGTGAACCAGGCTCAGGGGAGCTCATCCTGCTGTGTTCAGTCCTGGAGCCAAGGGCCTAGGGCTCTCGTGATCCTCAGTAGGGCctctgctgtctctccctctaaccTGCCTTCTCTCTGACCTGCAGGGGCACGTTCCGCTTTGAGAGGCCTGATGGCTCCCACTTTGATGTCCGgatccctcccttctccctggaaaGCAATAAAGATGAGAAGACACCACCATCAGGCCTTCACTGGTAGGCCAGCTGAGGCCTGAGTACCTAGGCCTGGCCTCTGAAGAACAGCTCTTCTCCCACAATTGCTGCAGAACTCTCTCTCCACCATGGGCCACAGTGGGTCTCTTATTATTTGCACCGTT
Protein-coding regions in this window:
- the POLDIP2 gene encoding polymerase delta-interacting protein 2 isoform X1, coding for MAGCVARRALAVGTRWWSRSLTGARGPRPLSSAGGAGAFPPAATTTTRRHLSSRNRPEGKVLETVGVFEVPKQNGKYETGQLFLHSVFGYRGVVLFPWQARLYDRDVASTAPEKAENPAGHGSKEVKGKTHTYYQVLIDARDCPHISQRSQTEAVTFLANHDDSRALYAIPGLDYVSHEDILPYTSTDQVPIQHELFERFLLYDQTKSPPFVARETLRAWQEKNHPWLELSDVHRETTENIRVTVIPFYMGMREAQNSHVYWWRYCIRLENLDSDVVQLRERHWRIFSLSGTLETVRGRGVVGREPVLSKEQPAFQYSSHVSLQASSGHMWGTFRFERPDGSHFDVRIPPFSLESNKDEKTPPSGLHW
- the POLDIP2 gene encoding polymerase delta-interacting protein 2 isoform X2 encodes the protein MAGCVARRALAVGTRWWSRSLTGARGPRPLSSAGGAGAFPPAATTTTRRHLSSRNRPEGKVLETVGVFEVPKQNGKYETGQLFLHSVFGYRGVVLFPWQARLYDRDVASTAPEKAENPAGHGSKEVKGKTHTYYQVLIDARDCPHISQRSQTEAVTFLANHDDSRALYAIPGLDYVSHEDILPYTSTDQVPIQHELFERFLLYDQTKSPPFVARETLRAWQEKNHPWLELSDVHRETTENIRVTVIPFYMGMREAQNSHVYWWRYCIRLENLDSDVVQLRERHWRIFSLSGTLETVRGRGVVGREPVLSKEQPAFQYSSHVSLQASSGHMW